In the genome of Myxococcales bacterium, one region contains:
- a CDS encoding acetyl-CoA acetyltransferase yields the protein MGVAVLGIGMCGFTPTSTGLSYRELIAKAAKMAYTDAGVTIDQIDGAVSVEEDFNSGYSICDEYVPDQLGMVRKPVYSIPGDFLHGIGSAVMQIKTGRYGILVVESYSKASNILTKDELLRFAFDPIFNRFGVSPHYLAGIEMRSFLNESDYRMEDVAEVVVKNRANALFNSNAPYGGRYTVGDVLEARPVAAPITELMFPRHADGAVVVVLGTDELAREYARKPVFIAGTGWGSGTSILERRDHAYSVGTEIAGTLAYQEAGIENPAEEIDAFFVSDLYAHRELMHLEALQIGGCDAAIVNPNGGSLGNGDLLELNGGARFYEAVAQLRGEAAACQVEAERVLVHGWRGLPTDSCAVAILETERRAS from the coding sequence ATGGGTGTAGCAGTGCTCGGTATCGGCATGTGCGGCTTCACGCCCACCTCGACGGGACTATCGTACCGCGAGTTGATCGCCAAAGCCGCGAAAATGGCCTACACCGACGCCGGCGTTACCATCGACCAGATCGATGGCGCGGTCTCGGTGGAGGAGGATTTCAATTCCGGCTATTCCATTTGCGATGAGTACGTACCGGATCAGCTTGGCATGGTCCGCAAGCCGGTTTACTCGATCCCGGGCGACTTCCTGCACGGCATCGGGTCGGCCGTCATGCAGATCAAGACGGGCCGGTACGGCATTCTCGTGGTGGAATCCTACAGCAAGGCCTCCAACATCCTGACCAAGGACGAGTTGCTGCGCTTTGCCTTCGATCCGATCTTCAACCGGTTCGGCGTCTCGCCCCATTACCTGGCGGGCATCGAGATGCGGTCCTTCCTCAACGAATCGGACTACCGGATGGAGGACGTGGCCGAGGTCGTGGTGAAGAACCGCGCCAACGCCCTGTTCAACAGCAACGCGCCCTACGGCGGCCGCTACACCGTCGGCGACGTGCTGGAAGCGCGGCCGGTCGCCGCGCCGATCACCGAACTGATGTTCCCGCGCCATGCCGACGGCGCCGTCGTCGTCGTGCTGGGCACCGACGAACTGGCCCGCGAATACGCCCGCAAGCCGGTCTTCATCGCGGGCACCGGCTGGGGCTCGGGCACCTCGATCCTCGAACGGCGCGACCACGCCTATTCCGTGGGTACCGAAATCGCCGGCACCCTCGCCTACCAGGAAGCCGGCATCGAGAATCCGGCCGAGGAAATCGACGCCTTCTTCGTTTCCGACCTGTACGCGCACCGCGAATTGATGCACCTGGAAGCGCTGCAGATCGGCGGCTGCGACGCCGCGATCGTCAACCCGAACGGCGGTTCGCTGGGCAACGGCGACCTGCTCGAGCTCAACGGCGGCGCGCGCTTCTACGAAGCGGTCGCGCAACTGCGCGGCGAAGCGGCGGCCTGCCAGGTCGAGGCCGAGCGCGTGCTGGTGCACGGCTGGCGCGGCCTGCCCACCGACTCCTGCGCGGTGGCCATTTTGGAAACGGAAAGGAGGGCGTCATGA